A genome region from Streptomyces sp. NBC_01296 includes the following:
- the shc gene encoding squalene--hopene cyclase, whose amino-acid sequence MPDTVQGAHEAAARATRHLLARQDAAGWWKGDLETNVTMDAEDLLLRQFLGIRDEATTQAAALFIRGEQHEDGTWATFHGGPPELSATIEAYVALRLAGDAPDAPHMARASVWVRAHGGIAAARVFTRIWLALFGWWSWDHLPELPPELVFLPPWVPLNIYDFGCWARQTIVPLTVVSAHRPVRPAPFALDELHTDARRPYAAKRPAPLASWEGAFQRMDKALHLYRRFAPRRLRKAAMDTAARWIIERQENDGCWGGIQPPAVYSVIALHLLGYDLAHPVMRAGLESLDRFAVWREDGPTGPDGRGGAPTRMIEACQSPVWDTCLAAIALADAGLPADHPALVKAADWMLGEEIVRTGDWAVRRPGLAPGGWAFEFHNDTYPDIDDTAEVVLALRRIRHPEPARVEAAIARGVSWNLGMQSRNGAWGAFDADNTSPFPNRLPFCDFGEVIDPPSADVTAHVVEMLAVEGKAADPRTRRGITWLLAEQEPTGAWFGRWGTNYVYGTGSVVPALTAAGFAPAHPAIRRAVRWLESVQNEDGGWGEDQRSYKDPQWAGKGASTASQTAWALMALLSAGERDGKAVERGIGYLVETQRGDGSWDEPYFTGTGFPWDFSINYHLYRQVFPLTALGRYLYGEPFAPGEA is encoded by the coding sequence ATGCCGGACACGGTGCAGGGTGCGCACGAGGCCGCCGCGCGGGCCACCCGGCACCTGCTGGCGCGCCAGGACGCGGCCGGGTGGTGGAAGGGCGATCTGGAGACCAACGTCACCATGGACGCCGAGGACCTGCTGCTGCGGCAGTTCCTCGGGATCCGGGACGAGGCCACCACGCAGGCCGCCGCCCTCTTCATCCGGGGCGAGCAGCACGAGGACGGCACCTGGGCCACCTTCCACGGCGGACCGCCCGAACTCTCCGCCACCATCGAGGCGTACGTCGCCCTGCGGCTCGCCGGCGACGCCCCCGACGCCCCGCACATGGCCCGCGCCTCGGTCTGGGTCCGGGCCCACGGCGGGATCGCCGCCGCCCGCGTCTTCACCCGGATCTGGCTGGCCCTGTTCGGCTGGTGGAGCTGGGACCACCTGCCCGAACTCCCGCCCGAGCTGGTCTTCCTGCCGCCGTGGGTGCCGCTGAACATCTACGACTTCGGCTGCTGGGCCCGCCAGACCATCGTGCCGCTGACCGTGGTCTCCGCCCATCGCCCCGTGCGCCCGGCCCCGTTCGCCCTCGACGAGCTGCACACCGACGCGCGGCGCCCGTACGCCGCCAAGCGCCCGGCCCCGCTGGCCAGTTGGGAGGGCGCCTTCCAGCGGATGGACAAGGCCCTGCACCTCTACCGCCGGTTCGCCCCGCGCCGGCTGCGCAAGGCCGCGATGGACACCGCCGCCCGCTGGATCATCGAGCGCCAGGAGAACGACGGCTGCTGGGGCGGGATCCAGCCACCCGCCGTGTACTCCGTCATCGCCCTGCACCTGCTCGGGTACGACCTCGCCCACCCGGTGATGCGGGCCGGGCTGGAGTCCCTCGACCGGTTCGCGGTGTGGCGCGAGGACGGTCCCACCGGGCCCGACGGCCGGGGAGGTGCCCCCACCCGGATGATCGAGGCCTGCCAGTCCCCGGTCTGGGACACCTGCCTCGCCGCCATCGCCCTGGCCGACGCGGGCCTGCCTGCCGACCACCCGGCCCTGGTGAAGGCCGCCGACTGGATGCTCGGCGAGGAGATCGTCCGCACCGGCGACTGGGCGGTCCGCAGGCCCGGACTCGCCCCCGGCGGCTGGGCGTTCGAGTTCCACAACGACACCTACCCCGACATCGACGACACCGCCGAGGTGGTCCTCGCCCTGCGCCGGATCCGGCACCCGGAGCCGGCCAGGGTCGAAGCCGCCATCGCCCGAGGGGTCTCCTGGAACCTCGGCATGCAGTCCCGGAACGGGGCCTGGGGCGCCTTCGACGCCGACAACACCAGCCCCTTCCCGAACCGGCTGCCGTTCTGCGACTTCGGCGAGGTCATCGACCCGCCGTCGGCCGACGTCACCGCCCACGTGGTGGAGATGCTCGCTGTCGAGGGCAAGGCCGCCGACCCGCGCACCCGGCGCGGCATCACCTGGCTGCTCGCCGAACAGGAGCCCACCGGGGCCTGGTTCGGCCGCTGGGGCACCAACTACGTGTACGGGACGGGGTCGGTGGTTCCGGCCCTGACGGCCGCGGGCTTCGCCCCGGCGCATCCTGCGATCCGGCGGGCCGTGCGCTGGCTGGAATCCGTACAGAACGAGGACGGCGGATGGGGCGAGGACCAGCGCTCGTACAAGGACCCGCAGTGGGCCGGGAAGGGCGCCTCGACCGCCTCGCAGACCGCCTGGGCGCTCATGGCGCTGCTGTCGGCGGGGGAGCGGGACGGCAAGGCCGTCGAACGGGGCATCGGGTACCTGGTGGAGACCCAGCGGGGGGACGGCTCCTGGGACGAGCCGTACTTCACCGGCACCGGCTTCCCCTGGGACTTCTCCATCAACTACCACCTGTACCGGCAGGTGTTCCCGCTCACCGCGCTCGGCCGCTACCTGTACGGGGAACCCTTCGCGCCGGGGGAGGCGTGA
- a CDS encoding phosphorylase family protein, producing MAAARAGGPAPPPAGSPPAPLLVACALRIEQAALRSGGGRGAARPEPGYAVLRTGMGPRAAERAVGRALAEPGLHRAPVLATGFCAGLVPGMSPGDLVVAEETRDPRGAVTCDGTTLLAEALARAAPGRTVHTGALTGSDHVVRGQERAQLRATGAIAVDMESAATLWTATRAAADGWNRPVAAVRVIVDAPEHELVRIGTFRGGISAFRVLRAVLPAFHDWHRSLLLPRR from the coding sequence ATGGCGGCCGCCCGGGCCGGCGGGCCCGCGCCGCCGCCCGCCGGGTCGCCCCCCGCCCCGCTGCTGGTCGCCTGCGCCCTGCGCATCGAGCAGGCGGCCCTGCGCAGCGGCGGCGGCCGCGGCGCCGCCCGCCCCGAACCGGGCTACGCCGTGCTGCGTACGGGCATGGGCCCGCGCGCCGCCGAGCGGGCCGTCGGCCGGGCGCTCGCCGAGCCGGGGCTGCACCGGGCCCCCGTCCTCGCCACCGGGTTCTGCGCCGGACTGGTCCCCGGCATGAGCCCCGGCGACCTCGTCGTCGCCGAGGAGACCCGGGACCCGCGGGGCGCCGTCACGTGCGACGGCACCACCCTGCTCGCCGAGGCACTGGCCCGGGCCGCTCCCGGCCGGACCGTGCACACCGGCGCACTGACCGGATCCGACCACGTCGTCCGCGGCCAGGAGCGCGCCCAGCTGCGCGCCACCGGCGCGATCGCGGTCGACATGGAGTCCGCGGCCACCCTGTGGACGGCCACCCGGGCCGCCGCAGATGGCTGGAACCGTCCGGTTGCGGCCGTCCGGGTGATCGTGGACGCTCCGGAGCATGAGCTCGTCCGTATCGGCACGTTCCGCGGTGGAATATCGGCCTTCCGCGTACTGCGTGCCGTACTGCCCGCGTTTCATGACTGGCACCGTTCTTTGCTGCTCCCCAGGAGGTGA
- a CDS encoding polyprenyl synthetase family protein, whose translation MNPGNPAVENTDAGNGAAGGGVEKADTLALLERGRALSTPVLRAAVDRLAAPMDTVAAYHFGWIDAQGNAADGDGGKAVRPALALLSAEAAGAAAEVGIPGAVAVELVHNFSLLHDDLMDGDEQRRHRDTVWKVHGPALAILVGDALFALANEVLLELGTVEAGRAARRLTTASRKLIDGQAQDISYEHRERVSVEECLEMEGNKTGALLACAVSIGAVLGGADDRTADKLEEYGYHLGLAFQAVDDLLGIWGDPEATGKQTWSDLRQRKKSLPVVAALAAGGPACEELAQLLAADAKSNDFENFSEEEFAARAALIEAAGGREWTAEEARRQHAIAIRALDDVDMPQQVREQLVALADFVVVRKR comes from the coding sequence GTGAACCCGGGGAACCCGGCTGTCGAGAACACGGATGCCGGCAACGGCGCAGCCGGAGGGGGCGTCGAGAAGGCGGACACGCTCGCCCTCCTGGAGCGCGGCCGCGCGCTGTCGACCCCCGTGCTCCGCGCCGCGGTCGACCGGCTCGCGGCGCCCATGGACACCGTCGCCGCGTACCACTTCGGCTGGATCGACGCCCAGGGCAACGCGGCGGACGGCGACGGCGGCAAGGCCGTCCGCCCCGCCCTCGCGCTGCTCTCCGCCGAGGCTGCGGGAGCCGCGGCCGAGGTCGGCATCCCCGGCGCGGTCGCCGTCGAGCTCGTCCACAACTTCTCGCTGCTGCACGACGACCTGATGGACGGCGACGAGCAGCGCCGCCACCGCGACACGGTGTGGAAGGTGCACGGCCCGGCGCTCGCGATCCTGGTCGGCGACGCGCTCTTCGCCCTCGCCAACGAGGTCCTGCTGGAACTCGGCACCGTCGAGGCCGGCCGCGCCGCCCGCCGGCTGACCACCGCCAGCCGCAAGCTCATCGACGGCCAGGCCCAGGACATCTCCTACGAGCACCGCGAGCGCGTCAGCGTCGAGGAGTGCCTGGAGATGGAGGGCAACAAGACCGGCGCCCTGCTCGCCTGCGCGGTCTCCATCGGCGCCGTCCTCGGCGGCGCGGACGACCGTACGGCCGACAAGCTGGAGGAGTACGGCTACCACCTCGGCCTCGCCTTCCAGGCCGTCGACGACCTCCTCGGCATCTGGGGCGACCCCGAGGCCACCGGCAAGCAGACCTGGAGCGACCTGCGCCAGCGCAAGAAGTCCCTGCCGGTCGTCGCCGCCCTCGCGGCGGGCGGACCCGCCTGCGAGGAGCTCGCGCAGCTGCTCGCCGCCGACGCCAAGAGCAACGACTTCGAGAACTTCTCCGAGGAGGAGTTCGCTGCCCGCGCCGCGCTCATCGAGGCCGCGGGCGGGCGCGAGTGGACTGCCGAGGAGGCGCGCCGCCAGCACGCGATCGCCATCCGCGCGCTGGACGACGTGGACATGCCGCAGCAGGTGCGCGAACAGCTCGTCGCCCTCGCCGACTTCGTCGTCGTGCGCAAGAGGTGA